ATCAACTACAGTAGGTATTGATTAATATAGCACAAAACAATTTCAATGTGAATTTGTTGTAACGCAGTGGGCTTTATTTTTTTAACATCGTCTAATCTAAAGCAGCTTTTCCCGAGTCTTCAACCAGCCCAACGAGCTTATAGAAATAGCTTTACAAGATAGACTTTATCATACAAGCAGTGCATTTCAACATATCCCCAAGCTCAATTCTCTCTTCCGAAATCTCGATTTCGCTCTGTCAGATTGACCCACAAAATGCGCTGTACAGTGAGTCCTTGCCCCATCCTGGGCTGACTGCAAACTATGCCTTGCCGGCACAGACGGTATCTCCGTTACCCGGCAGGCACCACCTGTAAAAAAATCTGACAACCAATAGCAAGCGATATGAAACGCTCCCAGCTTATACCAGTAGCCCTGTTTTTGGCCCTAACCTTTTGGGCTGTGCCACAGGCTTCATTTGCCGGCACAAGCTCAACGTCACCTGGCGCTATACACACTTCCGATCCTGAGCCCAGGTCTTACAACACCCCCAATCTGGACAAGCAAGATGGCTTCGATGCTGTTGCGCATAAAGAAAAGCTCCAGAGCAAGCCAAGACAGGTAAAGCAATTCACGTCGGACAAACCTCTCGACAAGCATAACCTGTAGTCTGCGCGCGCTATAGATCCAGCGCTGCAATTTCCCAAATTTTCCCAACGTGTGTCTGCTATTGACAGGCCCATGCCATGCGTGCGTGTACGCCATTTTTTCAATCGATCCAAACAACCAACAAAACCAACAATCCTATGAAAACGATCAAAAACCTCGTCATTCTCGCATTCTTCGCTGGCTCCACTATGCTCTTTGGCTGCAACGCAGCTGAACTGGCAGGCCCAGAAGCACCGCAGACACAAAATGACTGCGAAAACGAATGCTCCAACGGACGCAACCTGTAATTCCTAATTCTCAAAACGACTCATTCTTCCTGAGGTATTCCTTATGAAACGTGTTGCAAATTTTGCCAAATCTCTCTTCGTCATCACACTCTTCGCCGGCTCTACCATGCTCTTTGGCTGCAACGCAGCTGAACTAGCCGGCCCAGAAGCACCGCAGACACAAAACGACTGCGAAAACGAATGCTCCAACGGACGCAACCTGTAAGCATCATTTTCCAGCCTGCATTGAGACCCGGGCAGCACATTGCTGCCTGGGTTTTTTATTTTCAGGCCCTGCGGCATGTTACTTTTTCTGCTGGTTGTGCGGCTTAATCAGTGCTTACATGCCCAAAGAAGCCCAACTACAAATTTCTGTCTCTTGATACAACGCTATACTAGTCGACAATGAACGACGTTTTAGAAGCGATAATTTTTTTCGATGACCTTTCCCTCGAAAAACAAAATGCGCTTTTTGCTGAAATAGAAAAAGACCCGAACCTGAGCCGTTCTTTTAAACGGTGGCGCGGATTGCAGCAAAAAGTGCGTGCAAGCATTGGCACCCAGCTGCCAGACAGAAATTTACTTGTACTGCAGGCTTTGGCCCAGGAAGATGCAGCATTGCTGACAGAAGATGAGCAGCGCGCACTATCCTCGGCAAAAAAAGATCTGGACAATGCACTGCGCGTGCATCCCGGACTTTCCGATGTTATAGACGACATCAAAAACGCACGTTCAGATTTCCTGAGTGTTTGGGATGACCTCGCAAACGCGTCAGATGTAAGACCCGCCTTATCTTTCGCGCCAGATCGAGCTACGACAAAGCCAAAACGCCGCAGTCCTGCCCTTACGCGCATTGCGTCGGTGTTTACCGTATTGGCCCTGGTGGTAACTGCAAGCATTCTGATGTGGCGGAGTCAAAACCTGGAAATTGTCAGAACTTCGCCAGGAGAATTCAAAGTTATAGAATTAACCGACGGTTCTACGGTGCGGCTTTTTGGAAAATCCAAGATTTCTTATACCAAACACCAGGAGGCTTTCAGCCAGAACCGCGAAATTGAGCTGAAAGGTCGCGCTTTTTTTGACATTGCCCCTAAAACAGCCCCGTTTGTTGTTCAAACATCCACGGCGTTGACAGAAGCTACCGGCACGCGGTTCAGCATTGAAGCGGACCGGTCGCTAACAAGAGTTATCCTTACAGCCGGCCAGGTGGCTGTATCCTCGCGCAAACGGCGGGGAGAGAACATCTTGCTGGCCCCCGGACAAATGACACGCGTACCACGAAGAAGCGCACCAAGTAACCCGGAATCCATCGTCGACCTTACCGACATGCTAAGCTGGACAGGCCTGCTCGTCTTCCATGACACGCCACTGGATGAAGTAGCTGCCCACCTGAGCGCTCACTATAACGTCACCGTCGACATCGATTCGCAACTCCTGGATGAACAATGGGTAGCCACCTACGACCCCGACACCCTCTCCGTGGACGAAATCCTCGACAACCTCGCCGCCACCCTCGGTGCGCGCGTTGAGACAAGTGGGGGAAACACGTTTCTACTTAGACCTTAGTACGCAAATCCTAGCCCCTCATCAAGTCGATTTTGTCTGGCCCAGGGCACAAATAACACGCATTGTAACATCCTGAAGGGTTACCGCGTCATAATCTCGCACACTGGTCGGAATACTAAGGTTCATCGAAGATTAAGGGATCTCCCACGCAAGCATTGAACCCTTGGGTCGGCCAGTTGTATTTTATGCTGAATCACTGCTCATCTGCTGCACGTGAAGCATTTCTTACACAATTTCAACTTATGGGCGCTCGCGCTTTTTGTTCTTTTTTCGAGTCCACGGATCTCGAACGCGCAGACTATTGACCTGGATTTTGAGAAGGTACCGCTCACACAGGCCCTCACAACACTCGGCTCTCAGACTGGCGTTGACTTCATTTACGCCGTCCGCCTGGTCTCCCGGCACAACACCACGTGCACCTATGCC
This is a stretch of genomic DNA from Bacteroidota bacterium. It encodes these proteins:
- a CDS encoding FecR domain-containing protein codes for the protein MNDVLEAIIFFDDLSLEKQNALFAEIEKDPNLSRSFKRWRGLQQKVRASIGTQLPDRNLLVLQALAQEDAALLTEDEQRALSSAKKDLDNALRVHPGLSDVIDDIKNARSDFLSVWDDLANASDVRPALSFAPDRATTKPKRRSPALTRIASVFTVLALVVTASILMWRSQNLEIVRTSPGEFKVIELTDGSTVRLFGKSKISYTKHQEAFSQNREIELKGRAFFDIAPKTAPFVVQTSTALTEATGTRFSIEADRSLTRVILTAGQVAVSSRKRRGENILLAPGQMTRVPRRSAPSNPESIVDLTDMLSWTGLLVFHDTPLDEVAAHLSAHYNVTVDIDSQLLDEQWVATYDPDTLSVDEILDNLAATLGARVETSGGNTFLLRP